In the Telopea speciosissima isolate NSW1024214 ecotype Mountain lineage chromosome 2, Tspe_v1, whole genome shotgun sequence genome, one interval contains:
- the LOC122651835 gene encoding leucine-rich repeat receptor-like protein kinase TDR, producing the protein MRVPMEMRVGLAPTLLLLALMLTAVVSAADIFSDALLGLKSELIDGSNSLHDWSIPTGGSTPGKILACSWSGITCTKNSSMIVGLDLSRKSLSGSISGKHIKLLYNLEDLNLSHNSFSGQLPPEIFNLTNLRSLDISRNNFSGQFPAGISAVQHLVLLDAFSNSFSGPLPPEVAQLGLLKVLNLAGSYFDGPIPSDYGSFKSLEFLHLAGNLLNGEIPPELGKLKTITHMEIGYNSYHGSIPWQLGNMSELQYLDMADANLSGPIPNHLCNLTNLRSLFLFMNWLTGSIPQGFGNITSLVSLDLSDNRISGSIPDSFAGLKNLRLLSLMYNDMSGSVPESIAELPLLDTLLIWNNLFSGPLPQSLGRNSKLKWVDVSTNSLTGSIPPDICAGGTLLKLMLFSNYFTGGLSPLANCSSLVRLRVEDNSFSGEIPLKFSLLPDITYVDLAGNKFTGGIPRDIWQASKLQYFNISENPGLQGELPAKTWSLPLLQNFSAFSCNISGNLPPFGSCNSVSVLELNRNSLSGSISDSIANCQALERMELAYNNLTGYLPVVLASLPTLRIVDLSHNEFKGSIPVKFGNSSSLALLNVSFNDISGYIPPEQIFRSMGATAFIGNPQLCGEPLSPCPDSEEIPHVAGFRLGSKGTEKLIWVLLPCAGVVLLIVMAALAIFYLQKGSNGQWKMVPFIGLPRFTANDVLRSFSYTESIEPVPPLSAPVSKVVLPTGITVSVKKIEWGASMRGTMTEFITRMGNARHKNLTRLLGFCSNKHVAYLLYDYLPNGNLAEKMNMKRESPISTWSAKYKLVIGIARGLCYLHHECYPAIPHGDLKASNIVFDENLEPHLAEFGLRTLLQMSEGSLRRSTSSTGTLSNSGDFNSTTKDELCRDIYSFGEVLLEIITNGRLTNGGASIHSTPKDRILKEIYDENEVGAIGELKEETELVLEVALLCTRSRPSDRPSMEDALKLLSGLRPHSKHC; encoded by the exons ATGCGAGTTCCAATGGAAATGCGAGTGGGCTTGGCCCCAACCCTCCTCCTCTTAGCTTTGATGCTTACCGCAGTAGTTTCGGCGGCAGATATCTTCTCTGATGCGCTTCTGGGCTTAAAATCAGAGCTCATTGATGGTTCAAACAGCTTGCATGATTGGTCGATTCCCACCGGAGGAAGCACACCTGGAAAAATCTTAGCTTGTTCTTGGTCAGGGATCACCTGTACCAAGAACTCCAGCATGATCGTTGGTCTAGACCTGTCAAGGAAGAGCCTCTCTGGTTCAATCTCTGGTAAACACATCAAGCTCCTTTACAATCTAGAGGACCTCAATCTCAGTCACAACTCTTTCTCTGGGCAACTTCCACCGGAGATATTCAATCTCACTAATCTGAGGAGCTTAGACATCAGCAGAAACAACTTCAGTGGCCAATTCCCAGCAGGAATTTCTGCAGTTCAACACCTGGTATTGCTTGATGCATTCAGCAACAGCTTCTCAGGCCCCTTGCCTCCGGAAGTAGCCCAACTGGGTTTACTCAAGGTACTTAACTTAGCTGGTAGCTATTTCGATGGCCCAATCCCGTCTGATTATGGGTCTTTCAAGAGTCTTGAATTTCTTCATCTTGCTGGGAATTTACTCAACGGTGAAATCCCTCCAGAGCTTGGAAAGCTCAAAACAATTACCCATATGGAGATTGGATACAACTCTTACCATGGAAGCATCCCCTGGCAATTGGGTAACATGAGCGAGCTTCAATATCTTGACATGGCTGATGCAAATCTGTCTGGTCCAATCCCCAATCATCTCTGCAATCTCACCAACCTCCGGTCTCTGTTCCTGTTCATGAACTGGCTAACTGGATCAATACCTCAGGGGTTTGGCAATATCACATCTCTTGTAAGCTTGGATCTCTCTGATAACAGGATTTCTGGGTCCATTCCAGACAGCTTTGCAGGCTTGAAGAATCTCCGTCTGCTCAGCCTTATGTACAACGATATGAGTGGGTCTGTTCCTGAGAGTATAGCAGAGCTTCCACTCCTGGATACGCTTTTGATATGGAACAATTTATTCTCTGGACCATTGCCTCAGAGCTTAGGGAGGAACTCTAAACTGAAGTGGGTGGATGTTTCTACAAATAGTCTCACTGGGAGTATTCCACCGGACATATGTGCAGGAGGTACCTTGCTTAAACTGATGCTGTTCTCAAATTACTTTACAGGTGGGCTTTCTCCTCTTGCAAATTGCTCTTCCCTTGTCCGACTCCGGGTGGAAGATAATTCCTTCTCTGGTGAGATTCCCTTGAAATTTAGCCTTCTTCCTGATATTACATATGTCGACCTCGCCGGAAATAAATTCACTGGAGGGATCCCCAGAGACATTTGGCAAGCTTCCAAGCTCCAATACTTTAACATCTCTGAGAATCCAGGCTTACAAGGAGAACTTCCTGCCAAAACATGGTCGCTGCCGCTTCTGCAGAACTTCTCAGCGTTCTCTTGTAATATCTCAGGCAATCTGCCTCCATTTGGATCCTGCAATTCTGTTTCTGTACTTGAACTGAACAGAAACAGTTTATCAGGGTCCATCTCGGACAGCATTGCCAACTGCCAGGCTCTTGAGAGGATGGAATTGGCTTACAACAACTTGACAGGTTATTTACCTGTTGTGCTTGCAAGTCTTCCCACCCTACGTATCGTGGATCTATCACACAATGAATTCAAAGGTTCCATACCAGTGAAGTTTGGAAATTCTTCAAGCTTGGCACTTCTAAACGTTTCTTTCAATGATATTTCCGGTTATATCCCTCCAGAACAGATTTTCAGATCCATGGGTGCGACTGCTTTCATTGGAAATCCACAACTATGTGGAGAACCACTGTCGCCATGTCCTGATTCAGAGGAAATTCCACATGTGGCTGGTTTCAGATTGGGAAGCAAAGGCACAGAGAAGCTTATATGGGTTCTGCTACCATGTGCAGGGGTGGTTTTGTTAATTGTGATGGCAGCTCTGGCTATCTTTTATCTTCAGAAGGGAAGTAATGGCCAATGGAAAATGGTGCCATTTATTGGGCTTCCTCGATTTACAGCAAATGATGTGCTAAGGAGCTTCAGTTACACGGAATCCATAGAGCCGGTGCCACCATTATCAGCTCCAGTCAGTAAGGTTGTTCTGCCAACAGGAATAACAGTCTCAGTGAAGAAGATTGAATGGGGAGCAAGTATGAGAGGTACGATGACAGAATTTATAACCCGCATGGGTAATGCTAGGCATAAGAATTTGACCAGATTGTTGGGGTTCTGTAGCAACAAGCATGTTGCATATCTTCTTTATGATTACTTGCCTAATGGAAACCTGGCAGAGAAGATGAATATGAAAAGGGAATCCCCCATTAGTACTTGGTCAGCTAAGTATAAACTTGTGATAGGGATTGCGAGGGGCCTCTGCTACCTTCACCATGAATGCTATCCTGCAATTCCACATGGAGATTTGAAGGCAAGTAACATAGTGTTTGACGAAAACCTGGAGCCTCATCTTGCAGAATTTGGGCTCAGAACTCTGCTGCAGATGAGTGAAGGTTCACTTCGAAGAAGTACATCCAGTACTGGTACACTATCAAATTCAG GTGATTTCAACAGTACCACCAAAGATGAGCTCTGCAGAGACATTTACAGTTTTGGGGAGGTCTTACTGGAAATTATAACTAATGGCAGACTAACGAACGGGGGAGCGAGCATACACAGCACACCGAAAGACAGAATTTTAAAAGAGATTTATGATGAGAATGAAGTTGGTGCCATTGGTGAACTGAAAGAGGAGACGGAACTTGTTCTTGAAGTTGCTTTGCTTTGTACTAGGAGCAGACCATCAGATAGACCATCCATGGAAGATGCCCTAAAACTTTTATCAGGGTTGAGACCACACAGCAAACACTGTTGA
- the LOC122651837 gene encoding aspartate aminotransferase, chloroplastic gives MASSAMLSVASAGPSAFPANCKTSLRKTKIGSSDVRQLFGKAKGNPFLKSQCLGRVTMAVAVNVSRFEGIAMAPPDPILGVSEAFKADTNDMKLNLGVGAYRTEELQPYVLNVVKKAEKLMLERGENKEYLPIEGLAAFNKVTAELLFGADNAVIKQNRVATVQGLSGTGSLRLAAALIERYFPGAKVLISSPTWGNHKNIFNDAKVPWSEYRYYDPKTVGLDFDGMISDIRAAPDGSFILLHGCAHNPTGIDPTPEQWEKIADVIQEKNHIPFFDVAYQGFASGSLDADASSVRLFAARGLELLVAQSYSKNLGLYAERIGAINVLCSSSDAAARVKSQLKRIARPMYSNPSVHGARIVANVVGDPAIFNEWKEEMEMMAGRIKNVRQKLFDSLSAKDKSGKDWSFILKQIGMFSFTGLNKTQSDNMTNKWHVYMTKDGRISLAGLSLAKCEYLADAIIDSFHNVS, from the exons ATGGCTTCTTCAGCGATGCTTTCTGTTGCCTCCGCTGGTCCGTCTGCTTTTCCCGCAAATTGCAAG ACATCTTTGCGGAAGACGAAAATCGGGAGCTCTGATGTAAGACAGTTGTTTGGGAAAGCGAAAGGAAATCCCTTTCTCAAGTCACAG TGTTTGGGTCGGGTAACCATGGCAGTTGCAGTTAATGTTTCTCGCTTTGAAGGCATTGCCATGGCCCCTCCAGATCCAATTCTTGGAGTTTCTGAAGCATTCAAAGCAGACACCAATGATATGAAGCTCAATCTTGGAGTTGGAGCCTATCGAACAGAAGAACTTCAACCTTACGTGCTTAATGTGGTCAAGAAG GCGGAGAAGCTTATGCTGGAGAGAGGGGAAAACAAAGAG TATCTTCCAATTGAAGGTTTGGCTGCATTCAATAAAGTTACTGCAGAGTTGCTATTTGGGGCTGACAATGCTGtcatcaaacaaaataga gTTGCTACTGTTCAAGGTCTTTCTGGGACTGGTTCTCTTCGCCTTGCAGCAGCTCTCATAGAACGATATTTTCCTGGTGCAAAAGTTCTTATATCATCTCCAACTTGGG GTAACCATAAGAACATTTTCAACGATGCTAAAGTTCCTTGGTCAGAATATCGATACTATGACCCGAAAACTGTTGGGTTAGATTTTGATGGGATGATATCAGACATAAGG GCAGCACCTGATGGATCTTTCATATTGCTTCATGGATGTGCTCACAACCCAACCGGCATTGACCCCACCCCTGAACAGTGGGAGAAAATTGCTGATGTCATtcaagagaagaaccacatccCATTCTTTGATGTTGCATACCAG GGATTTGCAAGTGGAAGCCTTGATGCAGATGCTTCATCCGTGAGATTGTTTGCTGCACGTGGTTTGGAGCTCTTGGTTGCTCAGTCATACAGTAAAAACCTGGGGCTTTATGCAGAAAGGATTGGAGCCATAAATGTTCTGTGCTCATCATCAGATGCAGCTGCAAG GGTGAAGAGCCAGCTGAAAAGAATTGCTCGACCGATGTACTCAAATCCTTCCGTCCATGGGGCTAGAATTGTTGCCAATGTAGTCGGGGATCCTGCTATCTTCAATGAATggaaagaagagatggaaatgaTGGCTGGAAGGATAAAGAATGTGAGACAGAAGCTATTTGACAGTCTCTCTGCAAAGGATAAAAGTGGGAAAGATTGGTCATTTATCCTTAAGCAGATTGGCATGTTCTCTTTTACAGGCCTAAACAAAACACAG AGTGATAATATGACAAACAAGTGGCACGTGTACATGACCAAGGATGGGAGGATATCATTGGCTGGATTGTCTTTAGCCAAATGTGAATATCTTGCAGATGCCATCATTGATTCTTTCCACAATGTTAGTTAA